Proteins from a single region of Diaphorobacter limosus:
- a CDS encoding TonB family protein — protein sequence MKVPPFLLRLSTLQIALGVSIALHALLLSVRFIDPERFNRVFEDTPLEVILVNAKTSERPDKAQAIAQASLAGGGEAAKGRATSPLPYSALTSIGDDLEEAQRKMDQMLEQQTQLLAQVRQQLAILPQPDPRKASESSAQEQQEERRRQLVKLLAEIEKRINDENARPRKRYISPATREEVYAVYYDGLRRKVEDKGTQNFPEQGGKKLYGELIMILTVNHDGRVLETEVVQGSGNRLLDRRAEAIARAAGPFGHFGPAMRAKADQIAVVSRFKFTHDQTLETAVR from the coding sequence ATGAAAGTCCCCCCCTTCCTCCTGCGCCTCTCCACGCTGCAGATCGCGCTGGGCGTATCGATCGCCCTGCACGCGCTGCTGCTCTCGGTGCGCTTCATCGACCCGGAGCGCTTCAACCGCGTGTTCGAGGACACGCCGCTCGAGGTCATCCTGGTCAACGCCAAGACCAGCGAACGCCCGGACAAGGCCCAGGCCATCGCCCAGGCCTCGCTGGCCGGCGGGGGCGAGGCGGCCAAGGGCCGCGCCACCAGCCCCCTGCCCTACTCGGCCCTGACCTCCATTGGCGACGACCTGGAGGAAGCCCAGCGCAAGATGGATCAGATGCTGGAGCAGCAAACCCAGCTGCTGGCCCAGGTGCGCCAGCAGCTGGCCATATTGCCCCAGCCCGACCCGCGCAAGGCCAGCGAAAGCAGCGCCCAGGAACAGCAGGAAGAACGGCGCCGCCAGCTGGTCAAGCTGCTGGCCGAGATAGAAAAGCGCATCAACGACGAAAACGCCCGCCCGCGCAAGCGCTACATCAGCCCCGCCACGCGCGAGGAGGTGTACGCCGTGTACTACGACGGGCTGCGCCGCAAGGTCGAGGACAAGGGCACGCAGAACTTTCCCGAGCAGGGCGGCAAGAAGCTCTACGGCGAGCTGATCATGATCCTGACCGTGAACCACGACGGTCGCGTGCTGGAGACCGAGGTCGTGCAGGGCTCGGGCAATCGCCTGCTCGATCGCCGCGCCGAGGCCATTGCCCGCGCAGCCGGGCCGTTTGGTCACTTCGGCCCGGCCATGCGCGCCAAGGCCGACCAGATCGCCGTGGTCTCGCGCTTCAAGTTCACGCACGACCAGACCCTGGAAACCGCCGTGCGCTAA
- the aroE gene encoding shikimate dehydrogenase produces the protein MSTTPDLYCVMGNPIAHSRSPWIHARFAELTGQQLHYERRLVALDGFAQALRDFAAAGGRGCNITVPFKLQAADLADTRSARVQLAGAANTLVFANGQIHADNTDGLGLVADIERNAGVALAGRDLLLVGAGGAAAGALAPLIERQPRRIAVVNRTSARAQALVASHTALAVLHKTELLALDIQAPEADFDVIINATASSLAGGAVPVPASVLRAGSLAYDMMYGPAAQGFLDWATQHGAQARDGLGMLVEQAAEAFQLWRGQRPPAAQVLQELRAAIAK, from the coding sequence ATGAGCACCACCCCCGACCTGTACTGCGTGATGGGCAACCCCATCGCCCACAGCCGCTCGCCCTGGATACACGCGCGCTTTGCCGAGCTGACGGGCCAGCAGCTGCACTACGAACGCCGCCTGGTGGCGCTGGACGGCTTTGCCCAGGCGCTGCGCGACTTTGCCGCCGCCGGCGGGCGCGGCTGCAACATCACCGTGCCCTTCAAGCTGCAGGCCGCAGACCTTGCCGACACGCGCAGCGCGCGCGTGCAACTGGCCGGCGCGGCCAACACCCTGGTCTTTGCCAACGGCCAGATCCACGCCGACAACACCGATGGCCTGGGCCTGGTGGCCGACATAGAGCGCAATGCCGGCGTGGCGCTGGCCGGGCGCGACCTGCTGCTGGTCGGCGCGGGCGGCGCCGCCGCCGGCGCGCTGGCGCCGCTGATCGAACGCCAGCCCCGGCGCATTGCCGTCGTGAACCGCACGAGCGCGCGCGCCCAGGCCCTGGTGGCCAGCCACACGGCGCTGGCAGTGCTGCACAAAACAGAGCTACTTGCGCTTGATATACAAGCGCCGGAGGCCGATTTTGATGTCATCATCAACGCCACGGCCAGCAGCCTGGCCGGCGGCGCCGTGCCCGTGCCCGCCAGCGTGCTGCGCGCCGGCAGCCTGGCCTACGACATGATGTATGGCCCCGCCGCCCAGGGCTTTCTGGACTGGGCGACCCAGCACGGCGCCCAGGCGCGCGACGGCCTGGGAATGCTGGTGGAACAGGCGGCCGAGGCCTTCCAGCTCTGGCGCGGCCAGCGCCCGCCCGCCGCCCAGGTGCTGCAAGAGCTGCGCGCGGCCATCGCAAAATGA
- the mtgA gene encoding monofunctional biosynthetic peptidoglycan transglycosylase, with protein MRGVLRWIALVLLAFVALQLFFVARIAAMAWLDPESTSFQRSEAWAQLRQDGGLHWRQQWLPYAQISDHLKRAVIASEDDNFVNHDGVEWDAIEKAWERNARAEAQAAARPNARAPKIRGGSTITQQLAKNLLLSGERNLVRKGQEFVLTLALEQFLSKQRILEIYLNNVEWGAGIFGAEAAAQHYYRKSARQLTAPEAARLAVMLPAPKRFEKTPNSAYLAGRTRTIMARMASAELP; from the coding sequence ATGCGGGGCGTGCTGCGCTGGATCGCCCTGGTGCTGCTGGCCTTTGTGGCGCTGCAGCTGTTCTTCGTGGCGCGCATCGCCGCCATGGCCTGGCTTGACCCCGAATCCACCAGCTTCCAGCGCTCCGAGGCCTGGGCGCAGCTGCGCCAGGACGGCGGCCTGCACTGGCGCCAGCAATGGCTGCCCTACGCGCAGATCTCCGACCACCTGAAGCGCGCCGTGATCGCCTCCGAGGACGACAACTTCGTCAACCACGACGGTGTGGAATGGGACGCCATAGAAAAGGCCTGGGAGCGCAACGCCCGCGCCGAGGCCCAGGCCGCCGCCCGGCCCAACGCCCGCGCACCCAAAATCCGTGGCGGCTCCACCATCACCCAGCAGCTGGCCAAGAACTTGTTGCTGTCGGGCGAACGCAACCTGGTGCGCAAGGGCCAGGAATTCGTGCTCACGCTGGCGCTGGAGCAATTTCTATCCAAGCAGCGCATCCTGGAGATCTACCTGAACAACGTGGAATGGGGCGCCGGCATCTTCGGCGCCGAGGCCGCCGCCCAGCATTACTACCGAAAGAGCGCGCGCCAGCTCACCGCCCCCGAGGCCGCCCGCCTGGCCGTGATGCTGCCGGCACCCAAGCGCTTTGAGAAAACGCCGAATTCGGCGTATCTGGCGGGGCGCACGCGCACCATCATGGCGCGCATGGCAAGCGCCGAATTGCCATGA
- the ruvC gene encoding crossover junction endodeoxyribonuclease RuvC, with the protein MRILGIDPGLQTTGFGVVDVEGQRLAYVASGTIRTTGLALGDLPGRLKLLFDGITEVAARYRPDVAAVEIVFVNVNPQSTLLLGQARGAALTALVNADLPVAEYTALQMKKAVVGHGRAAKSQVQEMVRRLLTLPGLPGTDAADALGLAITHAHAGTAMARVGQVTQLSRRQHAMYKGGRSY; encoded by the coding sequence ATGAGAATCCTCGGCATCGACCCCGGCCTGCAGACCACCGGCTTCGGCGTGGTGGACGTCGAGGGCCAGCGCCTGGCCTACGTGGCCAGCGGCACCATACGCACCACGGGCCTCGCGCTGGGCGACCTGCCGGGGCGGCTCAAGCTGCTGTTCGACGGCATCACCGAGGTCGCCGCGCGCTACCGGCCCGATGTGGCGGCGGTGGAGATCGTGTTCGTCAACGTCAACCCCCAGTCCACCCTGCTGCTGGGCCAGGCGCGCGGCGCGGCGCTCACTGCGCTGGTCAACGCCGACCTGCCCGTGGCCGAATACACGGCCCTGCAGATGAAGAAGGCCGTGGTCGGCCACGGCCGCGCGGCGAAGTCGCAGGTGCAGGAGATGGTGCGCCGCCTGCTCACCCTGCCCGGCCTGCCGGGCACCGACGCGGCCGATGCGCTGGGGCTGGCCATTACCCATGCCCACGCCGGCACGGCCATGGCGCGCGTGGGGCAGGTGACGCAACTCTCGCGGCGCCAGCACGCCATGTACAAGGGCGGGCGCAGTTACTGA
- a CDS encoding monooxygenase, translating into MALRPARSHRRAVHPDQIAKQSAPKFRKLGSIGLISKDYVRNEHGAGGLYVWESRAAAEAWFTEAKLQEYTTLFGARPTLTWYEANLTVYNKAGQTRVNGQPVAEG; encoded by the coding sequence GTGGCACTTCGCCCTGCCCGCTCCCACCGAAGAGCAGTTCATCCAGATCAGATCGCCAAACAGTCGGCGCCCAAGTTCCGCAAGCTCGGCTCAATAGGCCTGATCAGCAAGGACTACGTGCGCAACGAGCATGGCGCCGGCGGCCTGTACGTATGGGAAAGCCGCGCCGCAGCCGAGGCCTGGTTTACCGAGGCCAAGCTGCAGGAGTACACCACCCTGTTCGGCGCGCGCCCCACGCTGACCTGGTACGAGGCCAACCTGACGGTGTACAACAAGGCCGGGCAGACGCGGGTCAACGGCCAGCCGGTGGCCGAGGGTTGA
- the thiC gene encoding phosphomethylpyrimidine synthase ThiC, whose translation MNAPDSFATLLARTRESFPASTKSFITGSRADLRVPVRDIALTNGEVVSVYDTSGPYTDPAAIIDVKQGLQSVRGAWIAERGDTERYEGRKPVALDDGSKSEDAARLAQLRQEAAALQRQPLRAKAGANVTQMHYAKKGIITPEMEYVALRENGKREWMAQYMADAAREKRLAGNPMGALIPKIITPEFVRDEVARGRAIIPANINHPEVEPMAIGRNFLVKINANIGNSAVTSSIEEEVEKLVWAIRWGADNVMDLSTGKNIHTTRDWIVRNSPVPIGTVPIYQALEKVGGIAEDLSWEIFRDTLIEQAEQGVDYFTIHAGVRLAYIHLTAQRRTGIVSRGGSIMAKWCMAHHRESFLYTHFEDICDIMKAYDVSFSLGDGLRPGCASDANDEAQFAELHTLGELTQIAWKHDVQTMIEGPGHVPMHMIQANMTEQLKTCHEAPFYTLGPLTIDIAPGYDHIASAIGAAMIGWMGTAMLCYVTPKEHLGLPDRDDVKQGIIAYKIAAHAADVAKGHPGARARDDALSQARFDFRWQDQFNLGLDPETAQEYHDETLPKDAAKVAHFCSMCGPKFCSMKITQEVREFAAAKGVAEGDALAQGMAQKAEEFNRAGGEFYIPIQPV comes from the coding sequence ATGAACGCCCCTGACAGCTTCGCCACCTTGCTCGCCCGCACGCGCGAGTCCTTTCCCGCCTCCACCAAGTCCTTCATCACCGGCAGCCGCGCGGATCTGCGTGTGCCGGTGCGCGACATTGCCCTCACCAACGGCGAGGTCGTCAGCGTCTATGACACCTCCGGCCCCTACACCGACCCCGCCGCCATCATCGACGTGAAGCAGGGCCTGCAAAGCGTGCGCGGCGCCTGGATTGCCGAGCGCGGCGACACCGAGCGGTATGAGGGCCGCAAACCCGTGGCGCTGGACGATGGCAGCAAGAGCGAGGACGCCGCCCGCCTGGCCCAGCTGCGCCAAGAGGCCGCGGCCCTGCAACGCCAGCCCCTGCGCGCCAAGGCCGGCGCCAACGTCACGCAGATGCACTACGCGAAGAAGGGCATCATCACTCCCGAGATGGAATACGTGGCGCTGCGCGAAAACGGCAAGCGCGAGTGGATGGCGCAGTACATGGCAGACGCCGCGCGCGAAAAGCGCCTGGCCGGCAACCCCATGGGCGCGCTGATCCCGAAGATCATCACCCCCGAATTCGTGCGCGACGAGGTGGCGCGGGGCCGCGCCATCATCCCGGCCAACATCAACCACCCCGAGGTGGAGCCGATGGCCATTGGCCGCAACTTCCTCGTCAAGATCAACGCCAACATCGGCAATTCCGCCGTCACGTCCAGCATCGAGGAAGAGGTGGAAAAACTGGTCTGGGCCATTCGCTGGGGCGCAGACAACGTGATGGATCTCTCGACCGGCAAGAACATCCACACCACGCGCGACTGGATCGTGCGCAACTCGCCCGTGCCGATCGGCACCGTGCCCATCTACCAGGCGCTGGAAAAGGTGGGCGGCATTGCCGAAGACCTGAGCTGGGAAATCTTCCGCGACACGCTGATCGAGCAGGCCGAGCAGGGCGTGGACTACTTCACCATCCACGCGGGCGTGCGCCTGGCCTATATCCACCTGACGGCGCAGCGGCGCACCGGCATCGTCTCGCGCGGCGGCTCCATCATGGCCAAGTGGTGCATGGCGCACCACCGCGAGAGCTTCCTCTACACGCACTTCGAGGACATCTGCGACATCATGAAGGCGTACGACGTGTCGTTCAGCCTGGGCGACGGCCTGCGCCCCGGCTGCGCCAGCGACGCCAATGACGAGGCGCAGTTTGCCGAGCTGCACACCCTGGGCGAGCTGACGCAAATCGCCTGGAAGCACGACGTGCAGACCATGATCGAAGGCCCCGGCCATGTGCCCATGCACATGATCCAGGCCAACATGACGGAGCAGCTGAAAACCTGCCACGAGGCGCCGTTCTACACCCTCGGCCCCTTGACCATCGACATCGCCCCCGGCTACGACCACATCGCCAGTGCCATTGGTGCCGCCATGATCGGCTGGATGGGCACGGCCATGCTGTGCTACGTGACGCCCAAGGAGCACCTGGGCCTGCCCGACCGCGACGACGTCAAGCAGGGCATCATCGCCTACAAGATCGCCGCGCATGCCGCCGACGTTGCCAAGGGCCACCCGGGGGCGCGCGCGCGTGACGATGCGCTTAGCCAGGCGCGCTTCGACTTCCGCTGGCAAGACCAGTTCAACCTGGGTCTGGACCCTGAAACCGCGCAGGAATACCACGACGAAACATTACCGAAGGACGCCGCCAAGGTGGCGCATTTCTGCAGCATGTGCGGGCCCAAGTTCTGCTCCATGAAGATCACGCAAGAGGTGCGCGAATTTGCCGCCGCCAAGGGCGTGGCCGAGGGCGACGCGCTGGCCCAGGGCATGGCGCAAAAGGCCGAGGAATTCAACCGCGCGGGCGGGGAGTTCTACATTCCTATCCAGCCGGTGTGA
- the lpxC gene encoding UDP-3-O-acyl-N-acetylglucosamine deacetylase, with protein MLQQRTIKTLTRAVGVGLHSGQRVELTLRPAQADTGIVFRRVDLPEPVDIAINAQAVVDTRMASTIGAGGAKVHTVEHLMSACAGLGLDNLYIDITAEEVPILDGSSASFVFLLQSAGVELQNAPKRFIRVKRAVEVREGQGDQLKWARLEPYHGFKLRFEIDFAHPAVDSTGQCVEFDLGSGNYARDIARARTFGFTKDVEMLRSSGLALGGGLDNAIVMDDYKVLNADGLRYDAEFARHKILDAMGDLYLVGKPLLAAYSAFRSGHGMNNQLLRALLAQEDAWEIVSFDSERQAPAGFAQPARAW; from the coding sequence ATGCTCCAGCAACGCACCATCAAGACCCTGACCCGTGCCGTCGGCGTGGGTCTGCACAGCGGCCAGCGGGTCGAGCTGACGTTGCGCCCGGCTCAAGCAGACACGGGCATCGTGTTCCGCCGCGTCGATCTGCCCGAGCCGGTGGACATTGCCATCAACGCCCAGGCGGTGGTGGATACGCGCATGGCTTCCACCATCGGCGCGGGCGGGGCCAAGGTGCATACCGTGGAGCATTTGATGTCGGCCTGCGCCGGCCTGGGGCTGGACAACCTGTACATCGACATCACGGCCGAGGAGGTGCCCATCCTCGATGGCTCCTCGGCCTCGTTCGTGTTCCTGCTGCAAAGCGCCGGCGTGGAGCTGCAGAACGCGCCCAAGCGCTTCATCCGCGTCAAGCGCGCGGTGGAGGTGCGCGAGGGCCAGGGCGACCAGCTGAAATGGGCTCGCCTGGAGCCCTACCACGGCTTCAAGCTGCGCTTCGAGATCGACTTTGCCCATCCGGCGGTCGATTCCACCGGGCAGTGCGTGGAGTTTGATCTGGGTAGCGGCAACTACGCCCGCGACATCGCGCGCGCGCGCACCTTCGGCTTCACCAAGGACGTGGAGATGCTGCGCTCCAGTGGCCTGGCGCTGGGCGGTGGGCTGGACAACGCCATCGTCATGGACGACTACAAGGTGCTGAACGCCGACGGCCTGCGCTACGACGCCGAGTTCGCCCGGCACAAGATCCTGGACGCAATGGGCGACCTGTACCTGGTGGGTAAGCCGCTGCTGGCGGCCTACAGCGCGTTTCGCAGCGGCCACGGCATGAACAATCAGCTGCTGCGCGCGCTGCTGGCGCAGGAAGACGCCTGGGAGATCGTCAGCTTTGACAGCGAGCGCCAGGCACCCGCGGGCTTTGCCCAGCCGGCGCGCGCCTGGTGA
- a CDS encoding IclR family transcriptional regulator, giving the protein MTKVDGQLVHDMNSGFPGAQSPARLVAVLRLIACHHVQGLAINELAQLSGLNRTTARRLLMVLTESGFAARDEHSGRYRLGVEAMFTGMAAMTKPPIFEACRPAMKRIASRTGDSVFLIVRIGDFAHCLHVEVGDHPLHAHSLMTGQIRLLGQGTASLALAATLRDKELEQIYQRRSLDYEAAGISEERLRQMVVHTRRLRRSETVNLLTTGAIGVGVAICVQANHVAAISVASHASKMTAQHKAAVLKLLEEELVSPQVVLFKY; this is encoded by the coding sequence ATGACAAAGGTAGACGGGCAGCTTGTTCACGATATGAACTCAGGTTTTCCCGGAGCGCAAAGCCCCGCGCGCCTGGTTGCTGTCTTGCGCTTGATTGCCTGCCACCACGTCCAAGGCTTGGCCATCAATGAATTGGCGCAGCTGTCCGGTCTCAATAGAACGACAGCAAGGCGGCTGCTGATGGTGTTGACCGAGTCAGGGTTTGCCGCGAGGGATGAACACAGCGGCCGCTATCGGCTAGGTGTGGAGGCCATGTTCACCGGCATGGCGGCCATGACAAAACCACCCATCTTCGAGGCGTGCCGCCCGGCGATGAAACGTATAGCCAGTCGCACTGGAGATTCGGTATTTCTCATCGTCCGCATCGGCGATTTTGCGCATTGCCTGCATGTGGAAGTAGGCGACCACCCATTGCACGCACATAGTCTGATGACGGGCCAGATCCGCCTGTTGGGGCAGGGCACGGCCAGCCTGGCGCTTGCCGCCACCCTGCGCGACAAAGAACTCGAGCAGATATACCAACGCCGCAGTCTTGACTACGAGGCGGCAGGAATCTCAGAGGAGCGCTTGCGGCAGATGGTGGTGCATACGCGGAGACTGCGCCGCTCCGAGACCGTGAACCTGCTTACGACAGGTGCGATCGGCGTTGGTGTCGCCATCTGTGTGCAAGCCAACCATGTTGCAGCCATCAGCGTGGCGAGCCATGCCTCCAAGATGACGGCCCAGCACAAAGCGGCCGTGCTCAAGCTGCTGGAAGAAGAGCTGGTGAGTCCGCAGGTGGTTTTATTCAAGTACTGA
- a CDS encoding cyclase family protein — MSTYRPVHTPHIPPVVDDGKAPRWTRRPPQSNWGDFGPEDQYGRLNYLDAEKVKQAAQEIQTGQRFCLSLPLNLPGGNALNPRRHPPVIKPSMRPLGPGMNFALSQENPNYTDVVSDDYAQIYLQYSTQWDALSHVGSHFDINSDGIDELVYYNGFQAGIDILAPKDLPGMDGQSRAKALGVERLAEQAIQGRGVLVNLRKHFGDGHTLVTGKMLKQVLERDGIEISKGDIVALYTGFSELLIACNGQPRADMAETVCAVLDGRDPELQQWIIDSHIACLVADNYGIEAVPGRPMDGSCAFLPLHELCLFKLGMPFGELWYLHELARWLENKGRYRFMLTAPALRLPGAVGSPVTPVATV; from the coding sequence ATGAGCACTTACCGGCCCGTACACACCCCCCACATACCACCCGTCGTTGACGATGGGAAAGCGCCCCGCTGGACACGGCGCCCCCCGCAGTCGAACTGGGGAGACTTTGGCCCGGAAGATCAATATGGCCGCCTGAACTACCTGGACGCGGAAAAGGTGAAGCAAGCCGCGCAAGAAATCCAGACCGGGCAGCGTTTCTGTCTGAGCCTACCGTTGAACCTGCCCGGCGGCAATGCCCTCAATCCACGCCGCCACCCCCCCGTCATCAAGCCCTCCATGCGCCCGCTGGGCCCCGGAATGAATTTTGCGTTGTCACAAGAAAACCCAAACTACACCGACGTGGTAAGTGACGACTACGCACAAATTTACCTGCAGTACTCGACCCAATGGGATGCTCTGTCGCATGTCGGCAGCCATTTCGATATCAATAGCGACGGCATCGACGAACTGGTCTATTACAACGGCTTTCAGGCGGGCATCGACATTCTGGCGCCCAAGGACTTGCCCGGCATGGATGGCCAGTCACGTGCCAAGGCGCTGGGCGTGGAGCGCCTGGCCGAGCAGGCCATCCAGGGCCGCGGGGTATTGGTCAATCTGCGCAAGCATTTTGGTGATGGTCACACCCTGGTCACCGGCAAGATGCTCAAGCAGGTACTGGAGCGTGACGGCATTGAGATCAGTAAGGGTGACATCGTGGCGCTGTACACCGGCTTTTCCGAGCTGCTCATAGCCTGCAACGGGCAGCCCCGCGCCGACATGGCCGAGACTGTCTGCGCGGTACTCGACGGCCGCGACCCGGAGCTGCAGCAATGGATCATCGACAGCCACATCGCTTGCCTGGTGGCAGACAACTATGGCATCGAAGCCGTTCCCGGCCGCCCCATGGACGGTTCCTGCGCCTTCCTGCCTCTGCATGAACTGTGCCTGTTCAAGCTGGGCATGCCGTTTGGGGAGTTGTGGTACCTACACGAGCTGGCGCGATGGCTTGAAAATAAAGGGCGCTACCGTTTCATGCTTACCGCTCCCGCCTTGCGCTTGCCCGGCGCGGTGGGATCTCCAGTGACGCCGGTCGCCACGGTATGA
- a CDS encoding AMP-binding protein, which translates to MTKSAATTPMATRPATLSGMLASAPGDAIALTFEGQTLTYDELRDQVAHMASGLRQQGLQAGDVLGIWLPNTPRWLILHLACASLGVASLSLNLKLGVKELVSFIDRSQCKALAFDRDIVNAHAPVNDAQAAHNAAFLAGNSLAQVWQQHAGSLRWLVDATVNTAAVNAPGWPALAEQIPSVTHCTPMWAAWTSLETTPVATVADDSATLAQRPCIILSSSGTTSMPKLIVHSQSNVALHAQDAAPAFGADASCSTLLALPICGAFGYTAAMMTLAAGATLVLHEVFQPAQAAVTLQQLAITHMFGTNDMVDKMIAPLTAGWQPKALRFFGHANFVPGLDELPAQAQRLGIPMVGCFGMSEILALFAHQDPAAPLERRAQAGGIPVTATAQVRARLVETGELAAPMEPGELEFRGPYMMQGYLGNAEATAKAFTDDGFLRSGDLGYVNGDGGFTHVSRLGDVLRIGGFLVDPAEIEEAVLSASGANACQVVAVNAAGSSRPVAFVVLDTGSAIDEDAIKTQLQQQIARYKVPIRILTVESFPYTMGPNGMKVKRNELRDLAQTLLAQEASK; encoded by the coding sequence ATGACCAAGAGCGCAGCAACAACCCCCATGGCTACGCGCCCCGCCACCCTGAGCGGCATGCTGGCCTCGGCCCCCGGCGATGCGATTGCACTGACCTTTGAAGGTCAAACGCTTACCTACGACGAGTTGCGCGATCAGGTGGCGCACATGGCCAGTGGCCTGCGCCAACAAGGGTTGCAAGCCGGCGACGTGTTGGGTATCTGGCTGCCCAACACACCACGTTGGCTGATCCTGCACCTGGCCTGCGCCTCACTGGGCGTGGCCAGCCTCAGCCTGAATCTCAAACTCGGAGTGAAGGAGCTTGTCAGCTTCATAGACCGCTCCCAATGCAAAGCCTTGGCGTTTGACCGCGACATCGTGAACGCGCACGCACCAGTCAATGATGCACAAGCTGCGCACAACGCTGCCTTTTTGGCTGGTAACAGCCTGGCGCAGGTGTGGCAACAACATGCTGGCTCGTTACGCTGGTTGGTTGATGCGACGGTGAACACGGCGGCTGTTAATGCTCCTGGTTGGCCGGCATTGGCCGAGCAGATTCCCAGTGTCACGCACTGCACGCCCATGTGGGCCGCTTGGACATCCTTGGAGACAACACCCGTTGCTACGGTAGCGGACGATTCGGCAACTCTTGCACAAAGGCCCTGCATCATCCTGTCATCGTCCGGGACAACCAGCATGCCCAAGCTGATTGTTCACAGCCAGTCCAATGTCGCCCTGCATGCGCAGGATGCAGCGCCTGCCTTCGGGGCCGATGCCAGTTGCAGCACCTTGCTGGCGTTGCCCATATGCGGCGCCTTTGGCTACACCGCGGCGATGATGACGCTGGCAGCCGGTGCCACGCTGGTGCTGCATGAAGTCTTCCAGCCCGCGCAGGCAGCGGTCACCCTGCAGCAACTCGCCATCACACACATGTTCGGTACCAACGACATGGTGGACAAAATGATCGCCCCTCTGACCGCAGGCTGGCAGCCCAAAGCTCTGCGATTTTTCGGCCATGCCAACTTCGTGCCTGGTCTCGATGAGCTGCCCGCACAAGCCCAGCGCCTGGGCATACCCATGGTGGGTTGCTTTGGTATGAGCGAAATCCTGGCGCTGTTCGCCCACCAGGATCCGGCCGCCCCCCTGGAACGCCGTGCCCAGGCTGGCGGTATTCCCGTCACAGCCACAGCCCAGGTGCGCGCCCGCCTGGTTGAGACAGGTGAGCTGGCTGCCCCTATGGAGCCGGGGGAGCTGGAATTTCGCGGACCCTACATGATGCAGGGCTACCTGGGCAACGCCGAGGCCACAGCCAAGGCATTCACTGACGACGGTTTTCTGCGCTCTGGCGATCTGGGTTATGTCAATGGCGATGGCGGATTCACCCATGTCTCGCGCCTGGGCGATGTGCTGCGCATCGGGGGTTTTTTGGTTGACCCTGCGGAGATTGAAGAGGCCGTGCTCAGCGCCAGTGGTGCCAATGCCTGCCAAGTGGTTGCAGTAAATGCGGCAGGCAGTTCACGGCCGGTAGCGTTTGTCGTTCTTGATACGGGCAGTGCCATTGACGAAGACGCCATCAAGACCCAACTGCAGCAACAGATAGCGCGCTACAAGGTGCCGATTCGCATCCTCACCGTAGAGAGCTTTCCCTACACCATGGGACCCAACGGCATGAAGGTGAAACGCAATGAGTTGCGGGATCTCGCACAGACACTGCTTGCACAGGAGGCTTCAAAGTGA
- a CDS encoding SDR family oxidoreductase, producing MTTTNANQRILITGASRGIGRAAMRYLAHAGYQVVGLARHAPSDAQSGECFVQCDLADLESARRIVESLAREGAFYGLVNNAAIAHTTSIADTRIADMNQAMTLNVNAALVCLQALMPGMQQAGIGRVVNISSRAALGKPNRTAYSATKAALIGMSRTWALELAPHNITVNVIAPGPVATELFKQASPPDAEQTRALLAAVPLQRVSEPEEIAHAIGFLLHPLSGYMTGQTLHIDGGLTISTTRL from the coding sequence ATGACGACCACCAACGCCAACCAGCGCATTCTCATCACGGGCGCCAGCCGTGGCATTGGCCGAGCCGCCATGCGCTATCTTGCCCATGCGGGCTACCAGGTCGTAGGCTTGGCACGCCACGCACCTAGTGATGCCCAGTCAGGCGAGTGCTTTGTGCAGTGCGATCTGGCGGATCTGGAGTCCGCACGTCGGATAGTCGAAAGCCTGGCCCGGGAGGGAGCTTTCTATGGGCTGGTCAACAACGCTGCCATTGCCCACACCACGAGCATCGCCGACACACGCATAGCCGACATGAACCAGGCCATGACCTTGAACGTGAATGCAGCACTGGTCTGCCTGCAGGCCTTGATGCCCGGCATGCAGCAGGCGGGCATCGGCCGGGTGGTGAATATCTCTTCACGTGCCGCGTTGGGCAAACCAAATCGCACGGCATATAGCGCAACCAAGGCAGCCCTGATTGGCATGAGCCGCACCTGGGCACTAGAGCTGGCGCCGCACAACATCACGGTCAACGTGATCGCCCCCGGACCAGTAGCTACGGAGCTGTTCAAACAAGCCAGCCCTCCAGACGCTGAGCAAACCCGCGCCCTGCTGGCTGCAGTGCCGCTGCAACGTGTATCGGAGCCGGAAGAAATCGCCCATGCCATCGGTTTTTTGCTGCATCCACTCAGTGGATATATGACCGGACAGACCTTGCATATCGACGGTGGCCTGACCATCAGCACCACCAGGCTGTAA